A DNA window from Verrucomicrobiota bacterium contains the following coding sequences:
- a CDS encoding type III PLP-dependent enzyme produces the protein MTQKQLQALASQHGTPLVVIDHDIIRRNYAEFKKHLPKVQGYYAVKANPAPEIVRTLYRAGASFDVASLPEFMLVYENIKHLPAKEQQDFIWDKIIYANPTKPKETLQALDQYKPLVTYDNLNELKKIKQYAPHAGVVLRLRVPNTGSMVELSSKFGCDPGEAVDLIQAAFGMGLVVEGVSFHVGSQCTNFENFVQALNMAGAVLKEAKSRGHEIKILDIGGGFPAHYNKHVKPFSALARKINAEIDRLFPEDMQILAEPGRFLVATAATSIARIIGKAVRDGKPCYFIDDSVYHTFSGIIFDHCQYHLKAFKKGKTEICAVFGQTCDGLDTISQSEELPDLEIEDLVYSKNIGAYSNASATWFNGFPPAKVVHVNE, from the coding sequence ATGACCCAGAAACAGCTCCAAGCGCTCGCCAGCCAGCACGGCACACCGCTGGTGGTGATCGATCACGACATCATCCGGCGCAATTACGCTGAGTTCAAAAAGCATTTGCCCAAGGTCCAGGGTTATTACGCCGTCAAAGCCAATCCGGCGCCGGAGATTGTCCGCACGCTCTATCGAGCCGGCGCGAGCTTCGACGTCGCCTCGCTCCCAGAATTCATGCTCGTTTATGAAAACATCAAACACCTCCCGGCGAAGGAGCAGCAGGATTTCATCTGGGACAAGATCATCTACGCCAACCCGACCAAGCCAAAGGAAACGCTCCAGGCGCTCGATCAATACAAGCCGCTCGTCACTTACGACAACCTGAACGAGCTAAAAAAAATCAAGCAGTACGCGCCGCACGCTGGCGTGGTGCTGCGTCTGCGCGTGCCGAATACTGGGTCAATGGTCGAGCTTTCCTCGAAGTTCGGCTGCGATCCCGGCGAAGCGGTGGATTTGATCCAGGCGGCCTTCGGCATGGGATTGGTCGTCGAAGGCGTGAGCTTTCACGTGGGCAGCCAGTGCACGAACTTCGAGAATTTCGTCCAGGCGCTCAACATGGCGGGGGCGGTGTTGAAGGAAGCCAAGTCGCGCGGCCACGAAATCAAAATTCTCGACATTGGCGGCGGTTTTCCCGCGCATTACAACAAACACGTCAAGCCGTTCAGTGCGCTGGCCCGGAAGATCAACGCCGAGATCGACCGGCTTTTCCCGGAGGACATGCAGATTCTCGCGGAGCCGGGCCGCTTTCTCGTGGCCACTGCGGCCACTTCCATCGCGCGCATCATTGGCAAGGCGGTGCGCGACGGCAAACCGTGCTATTTCATCGACGACAGCGTGTATCACACGTTCTCCGGAATCATCTTCGACCATTGCCAGTACCACTTGAAAGCGTTCAAGAAGGGCAAAACGGAGATTTGCGCGGTCTTCGGCCAGACTTGCGACGGACTGGACACGATCTCGCAGTCGGAAGAATTGCCGGACCTGGAAATCGAGGATCTCGTCTATTCGAAGAACATCGGCGCTTACAGCAACGCTTCCGCGACGTGGTTCAACGGCTTTCCACCCGCGAAGGTCGTGCACGTGAACGAATGA
- a CDS encoding type II toxin-antitoxin system HicB family antitoxin — protein MLTQYIQAAMRHAKCELMENRRFFARIPECPGLWAEGPTLEECREELQSSLEDWIMIKLRHGDRFGVIDGVDINLQPDYAEAD, from the coding sequence ATGCTGACACAATACATCCAGGCGGCCATGCGTCATGCGAAGTGCGAGCTGATGGAGAACCGCCGTTTCTTCGCGCGGATTCCCGAATGTCCGGGACTTTGGGCGGAAGGTCCAACCCTGGAGGAGTGCCGGGAGGAGTTGCAGAGCAGCTTGGAGGACTGGATTATGATCAAGCTCCGGCATGGTGACCGGTTCGGTGTGATTGACGGAGTGGACATCAATCTGCAACCGGACTATGCCGAAGCCGATTGA
- a CDS encoding deoxyhypusine synthase, with amino-acid sequence MSGKRIMPKNLTGKEKLTYLVDEVFLAYNSARLREACQLFTDRMLAPDVTIGMSISGALTPAGLGCSSIIPLIKAGFVDWIVSTGANLYHDLHFALNYPVHSGSFKFDDTDLRDNDLVRIYDVVIPYSDGLMATDDLLREIFCQPEFQKEMGTAELHHLIGRYAAEWERKNRLKDVSVTAAAYRAGVPCYTSSPGDSTIGMNVAGVEIRGSKLRINPSIDVNETTAFVLAAKRAGGRSGVVLWGGGSPKNFMLQTEPQIQEVLRIKEYGQDFFIQVTDARPDTGGLSGATPSEAVSWGKVDPTKLPDAVVCYTDTTIAMPIFTHYALAKHKPRKLKRLYDQRPRMMKALTKEYFAHNKVKMIDGAEPALD; translated from the coding sequence ATGTCGGGCAAGCGCATTATGCCGAAGAACCTGACCGGCAAGGAAAAGCTCACGTACCTCGTCGATGAAGTTTTTCTCGCCTACAATTCCGCCCGGCTCCGGGAAGCGTGCCAGCTTTTCACCGACCGCATGCTCGCGCCCGACGTGACCATCGGCATGAGCATTTCCGGCGCGCTCACGCCGGCGGGCCTCGGCTGTTCGTCCATCATCCCGTTGATCAAGGCCGGCTTCGTGGATTGGATCGTTTCGACCGGCGCGAATCTTTACCACGACCTGCACTTCGCGCTGAATTACCCGGTGCACAGCGGCAGTTTCAAATTTGATGACACCGACCTGCGCGACAATGATCTGGTCCGCATCTACGACGTGGTCATTCCTTACTCCGATGGGTTGATGGCGACGGACGATTTGCTGCGCGAGATCTTCTGTCAGCCAGAATTCCAGAAAGAAATGGGTACGGCCGAGTTGCACCACTTGATCGGTCGCTACGCCGCCGAATGGGAACGCAAGAACCGGCTGAAAGACGTGTCCGTCACGGCGGCGGCTTATCGCGCCGGCGTGCCTTGCTACACCTCGTCACCGGGAGACTCAACCATCGGCATGAACGTGGCCGGTGTTGAGATCCGCGGCAGCAAACTCCGCATCAATCCGTCCATCGACGTCAATGAAACCACGGCGTTCGTGCTTGCCGCCAAGCGTGCGGGGGGCCGGAGCGGCGTCGTGCTGTGGGGCGGCGGCAGCCCGAAGAATTTCATGCTCCAAACCGAGCCGCAAATCCAGGAAGTGCTGCGGATCAAAGAATACGGCCAGGACTTCTTCATCCAGGTGACCGACGCCCGGCCCGACACCGGCGGCCTCTCCGGCGCGACGCCGAGCGAAGCCGTCAGTTGGGGCAAGGTTGATCCCACCAAATTGCCCGATGCCGTCGTGTGTTACACCGACACCACCATCGCCATGCCGATCTTCACGCATTACGCGTTGGCGAAACACAAGCCGCGCAAGCTGAAACGGCTTTACGACCAACGCCCGCGCATGATGAAGGCGCTCACGAAAGAGTATTTCGCCCACAACAAAGTGAAAATGATCGACGGTGCAGAACCAGCCTTGGACTGA
- a CDS encoding M2 family metallopeptidase, with product MTWPATFRVRGWILLFMVLAIPLPAQAAAALQERADQFLILVNAGYQALYRVNSEAQWAAATDVTPAHDAASEAAGKSLAAFNGNPAVIREAKMLLEHRSELRPITVRQLERVLLNAAEGPMTNPELVSARIAAETKQASVLNSFTFRLDGKPITANEIDNLLQSSTNLAGRRAVWEASKQSGPALKPGLIKLRDLRNGVARELGHQDYFALQVAGYGMTTEEIVNLQQSFMRDLKPLYLQLHTWVKHKLARKYGQPVPKRIPAHWLNNRWSQNWVGIVEGANLDPYFKDRTAEWIVKTAEQFYVGLGFLPLPASFWRASDLYPVPAGGSRKKNTHASCWHLDLDKDIRSLMSVEPNTQWFETTHHELGHGYYFMSYTRPEVPPLLRLGANPAFHEGMGELISLASGAAPYLQSVGILPADYRVDQTAFLLNDALANSVPFIFWSSGTMTHWEADIYARNLTPDQWNARWWEYVREFQGVEPPSERGEEFCDAATKTHINDTPAYYYSYAVATVLKFQFHDYIARKILRQPPQSCNYANNKAVGEFLRNIMEKGGTEDWRKVLREATGEDLSTRPMVDYFKPLLAWLQEQNKGRAIGWDD from the coding sequence ATGACATGGCCGGCAACTTTTCGAGTTCGGGGATGGATACTGCTCTTCATGGTTCTCGCGATTCCTCTGCCTGCTCAGGCGGCTGCGGCTCTCCAGGAGCGCGCGGATCAATTCTTGATTCTCGTGAACGCGGGCTATCAAGCGCTCTATCGGGTCAACAGCGAAGCGCAATGGGCCGCCGCCACGGACGTCACGCCGGCGCATGATGCGGCTTCCGAGGCGGCCGGCAAATCGTTGGCCGCGTTTAACGGCAATCCGGCGGTGATTCGCGAAGCGAAGATGCTGCTCGAACACCGAAGCGAGCTTCGCCCGATCACGGTTCGCCAGTTGGAACGCGTCCTGTTGAACGCCGCGGAAGGGCCGATGACCAATCCCGAACTGGTCAGCGCCCGGATCGCCGCCGAAACGAAGCAGGCCTCCGTCCTCAATTCGTTCACTTTTCGCCTGGACGGAAAACCGATCACGGCCAACGAAATCGACAACCTCCTGCAATCCTCCACGAATCTGGCCGGGCGCCGCGCCGTGTGGGAAGCATCCAAGCAGTCCGGGCCGGCGTTGAAACCGGGCTTGATCAAGTTGCGCGACCTGCGCAACGGCGTGGCACGCGAGTTGGGTCATCAGGATTATTTTGCCCTCCAAGTCGCTGGATACGGAATGACCACCGAGGAGATAGTCAACCTTCAGCAAAGTTTCATGCGCGACTTGAAGCCGCTGTATCTGCAACTGCACACCTGGGTGAAGCACAAGCTCGCGCGGAAGTACGGCCAGCCCGTGCCGAAACGCATTCCCGCCCATTGGCTCAACAATCGCTGGAGCCAGAATTGGGTCGGCATTGTTGAGGGCGCCAACCTCGATCCGTATTTCAAAGACCGAACCGCGGAGTGGATCGTGAAGACCGCCGAGCAGTTCTACGTCGGCCTGGGCTTTTTACCGTTGCCAGCGAGCTTCTGGAGGGCGTCCGACCTTTATCCGGTCCCGGCGGGCGGCTCGCGAAAGAAAAACACTCACGCTTCCTGCTGGCACCTGGATTTGGACAAAGACATTCGATCGCTCATGAGCGTGGAGCCCAACACGCAATGGTTCGAGACCACGCACCACGAATTGGGGCACGGCTATTATTTCATGAGTTACACGCGGCCCGAAGTTCCTCCCTTGCTCCGGTTGGGGGCGAATCCCGCGTTCCATGAAGGGATGGGCGAGTTGATCTCGCTGGCGTCGGGGGCGGCGCCGTACTTGCAGTCGGTGGGTATTTTGCCGGCGGATTACAGAGTCGATCAAACGGCGTTTCTGTTGAACGATGCGCTGGCCAACTCGGTTCCGTTCATCTTCTGGAGTTCAGGAACGATGACGCATTGGGAAGCGGACATCTACGCGCGCAACCTGACTCCAGACCAGTGGAACGCGCGCTGGTGGGAATACGTCCGGGAATTCCAGGGCGTCGAACCGCCGTCGGAACGGGGCGAGGAATTTTGCGACGCGGCGACCAAGACGCACATCAACGACACGCCGGCTTATTATTACTCTTACGCCGTGGCCACGGTGCTGAAGTTCCAGTTCCACGATTACATCGCGCGGAAAATTCTCCGCCAACCTCCGCAATCCTGCAATTACGCGAACAACAAAGCGGTGGGCGAGTTCCTGCGCAACATCATGGAGAAAGGTGGAACGGAAGATTGGCGGAAGGTTCTGCGCGAAGCAACCGGCGAAGATCTATCGACGCGTCCGATGGTAGACTACTTCAAACCGCTGCTGGCCTGGCTACAGGAGCAGAACAAAGGCCGGGCGATTGGATGGGATGACTGA